In a single window of the Acinetobacter tibetensis genome:
- a CDS encoding NAD(P)/FAD-dependent oxidoreductase, whose protein sequence is MKIAIIGSGISGLYAAWKLSKVHDVTVFEKNNYFGGHTDTHQLNIDGEQVAVDSGFIVFNEHNYPLFCAMLKELGIQSQSSDMGFSVNNQVTGLQYNPSKKFSLLFRPQNFFNADFRVMLSDLFRFYAANKEIEVEQIDAQLSIDEYLNQHDYSEAFRQEHLYPMCGALWSCPVEQAGQIPYKFVVSFFQHHRMLQLKDRPSWLTVKGGSARYVRAIQAQSNMTFRKTGVLHVSRSANDVVIETVQGSERFDWVIFASHADDSLNLLKDPSAQELEVLGKFRYQDNRMVVHSDTHIMPKSRRQWASWHVHVTPSRASELTPFQHSGMHYGFSYWMNQLQNLNCKTQIFATLNPNFNLNPEKIWVERYYRHPVFDAAAIEAQQRWAEVNGQNRTSYCGAYWGWGFHEDGARSASWVVNQLLQQTEQAA, encoded by the coding sequence ATGAAAATTGCGATTATTGGTTCAGGTATTTCCGGTTTGTATGCGGCTTGGAAATTAAGTAAAGTGCATGACGTTACCGTCTTTGAAAAGAATAACTACTTTGGCGGCCATACCGATACCCATCAGTTGAATATAGATGGCGAACAGGTCGCGGTGGACAGTGGCTTTATTGTATTTAATGAGCATAACTATCCACTGTTCTGTGCAATGCTCAAAGAACTCGGGATTCAATCGCAAAGCAGTGACATGGGCTTTTCGGTGAACAATCAGGTCACAGGTTTACAGTACAATCCTTCAAAAAAATTCTCGCTCTTGTTTAGACCGCAAAACTTCTTTAATGCCGATTTTCGCGTGATGTTGTCGGATCTGTTCCGTTTCTATGCTGCGAATAAAGAGATTGAGGTTGAACAGATTGATGCACAGCTCAGTATTGATGAGTATCTGAATCAGCATGACTATTCCGAAGCCTTTCGTCAGGAACATCTCTATCCGATGTGCGGGGCACTGTGGTCTTGTCCAGTAGAGCAAGCCGGACAGATTCCGTATAAATTTGTGGTGAGCTTTTTTCAGCACCATCGTATGTTACAGCTCAAAGACCGGCCTTCGTGGCTTACGGTCAAGGGGGGATCAGCGCGTTACGTCCGTGCTATTCAGGCCCAGTCGAATATGACTTTCCGCAAGACCGGTGTTCTGCATGTCTCGCGGAGTGCCAATGATGTAGTGATTGAAACTGTACAGGGCAGTGAACGTTTTGACTGGGTAATCTTTGCCAGCCATGCTGATGACAGCTTGAATTTACTCAAAGACCCGTCAGCGCAAGAGCTGGAGGTACTTGGAAAGTTTCGTTATCAAGATAACCGTATGGTGGTGCATTCCGATACCCATATCATGCCCAAATCCAGACGCCAGTGGGCCAGTTGGCATGTGCATGTGACCCCCAGTCGTGCATCCGAATTAACGCCATTCCAGCATAGTGGCATGCATTACGGTTTCAGTTACTGGATGAACCAGTTGCAAAACCTAAACTGTAAAACCCAAATCTTTGCCACACTCAATCCTAACTTTAACCTCAATCCAGAAAAAATATGGGTGGAACGGTATTACCGTCATCCAGTATTTGATGCTGCTGCGATTGAAGCACAACAACGTTGGGCCGAAGTCAATGGTCAGAACCGGACATCATATTGTGGTGCCTACTGGGGCTGGGGTTTTCATGAAGATGGCGCGCGTAGTGCTTCATGGGTCGTAAATCAGTTACTGCAACAGACTGAGCAGGCGGCTTAG
- a CDS encoding DUF1365 domain-containing protein: MQMYPLAIAAAEIRHRRYLPQSHAFEAELSYLWFDPDQLATFTQKSWFWSSSRWNFLTLDERDFLNMEYGSIRQKVARLLIKHENYLLPHTASIRVLALPRTLGFRFNSVVFYLIFDATDQLIFVLSEITNTPWNERQVYIHDCRHNATEHAPYQSHQFDFKKAFHVSPFMPMSLDYRWRFSFSEQQNVIHMQLFEQEILQFDATMKFKLQAITLPSQQHRYAVLKVLEPFRMVSGIYLHALRLWKKKIPFYRHPKKEKGKT; this comes from the coding sequence ATGCAAATGTATCCACTGGCTATCGCCGCTGCCGAAATTCGCCATCGCCGCTATTTGCCCCAATCGCATGCTTTTGAGGCGGAGCTTAGCTATTTATGGTTTGATCCAGATCAACTGGCAACTTTTACCCAAAAATCTTGGTTCTGGTCCTCTAGCCGCTGGAATTTCCTGACCTTGGATGAGCGTGATTTTCTGAACATGGAATATGGCTCAATTCGGCAGAAAGTTGCACGGTTACTGATCAAGCATGAAAACTATTTGTTACCGCATACCGCATCTATTCGTGTATTGGCTTTGCCGCGCACACTGGGTTTTCGTTTTAATTCTGTGGTGTTTTATCTGATCTTTGATGCGACCGATCAACTGATTTTTGTGCTGAGTGAAATCACCAATACGCCGTGGAATGAACGTCAGGTGTACATTCACGATTGTCGGCACAATGCCACTGAACATGCGCCTTACCAGAGCCACCAGTTTGATTTTAAAAAGGCCTTTCATGTGTCGCCATTCATGCCGATGTCACTGGATTACCGTTGGCGTTTTAGCTTTTCAGAACAGCAAAATGTGATTCATATGCAGTTGTTTGAACAAGAAATATTGCAATTTGATGCCACCATGAAATTTAAGCTACAAGCCATCACACTTCCTTCACAGCAACATCGATATGCTGTATTAAAAGTTCTTGAGCCCTTTAGGATGGTGAGCGGGATTTATCTACATGCTTTGCGCTTATGGAAAAAGAAAATTCCGTTTTATCGGCATCCTAAAAAAGAAAAAGGAAAGACATGA
- a CDS encoding SAM-dependent methyltransferase, producing MTMKTLLMGEHTELPIVLRHMLKLRHGQLIFKGIWNGLVGENYSDLHAVIQVHDERLIDLLFRNGVLGAAEGFIRGYWSSEDLVNVIRILARNRDVLDRMNQNVVAKASQLVLKAWYKSRKNSIDGSRQNIAEHYDLSNDFFKLFLDSSMMYSSAVFKDPCMSLEQASDYKKELICQKLQLQPMDHLVEIGSGWGGFAIYAAQHYGCKVTTITISKAQYDEALARVAEAGLSHRVSVQLQDYRLLEGKYDKLVSIEMIEAVGEQYLPTYFRKCRELLKPNGLALIQAITIEDARYVKALNTVDYIKRYIFPGSFIPCISVMTQTASEQKLRLKHLEDIGQSYAQTLKCWRQRFLEQRDQVLQLGFDERFIRMWDFYLCYCEGGFREGVISDVHLLFEASAY from the coding sequence ATGACTATGAAAACACTGTTAATGGGAGAGCATACCGAACTGCCGATAGTCCTACGCCATATGCTGAAATTGCGTCATGGTCAGTTGATATTTAAAGGTATCTGGAACGGTCTGGTTGGGGAAAACTACAGCGACTTGCATGCAGTAATTCAAGTTCACGACGAACGCCTTATCGATTTGCTGTTCCGTAATGGTGTACTGGGGGCAGCAGAAGGCTTTATTCGTGGTTACTGGAGCAGTGAAGATCTGGTCAATGTAATTCGTATTCTAGCGCGTAATCGTGATGTGCTTGATCGGATGAATCAAAATGTAGTGGCAAAAGCCAGCCAGTTGGTACTCAAGGCTTGGTATAAATCTCGCAAGAATTCGATTGATGGTAGTCGTCAGAATATTGCTGAGCATTATGACTTGAGCAATGATTTTTTTAAATTGTTCTTAGATTCCAGCATGATGTATTCCAGTGCGGTGTTTAAAGATCCCTGTATGAGCTTGGAACAAGCTTCAGATTATAAAAAAGAACTGATCTGCCAGAAACTTCAATTGCAACCGATGGACCATTTGGTCGAAATTGGCAGCGGCTGGGGCGGTTTTGCCATTTATGCGGCTCAGCATTATGGCTGTAAGGTGACCACCATTACCATTTCCAAAGCTCAGTACGATGAAGCACTCGCCCGAGTTGCTGAAGCAGGGCTGTCTCATCGGGTGTCTGTACAGCTTCAGGACTACCGTTTACTCGAGGGTAAATACGACAAATTGGTGTCCATTGAAATGATTGAAGCAGTCGGTGAGCAATATTTACCAACTTATTTCCGAAAATGCCGTGAGCTCCTCAAGCCGAATGGTCTAGCCTTGATACAGGCGATTACGATTGAAGATGCACGCTATGTTAAAGCTTTAAATACGGTGGATTACATTAAGCGTTATATTTTCCCCGGTAGTTTTATTCCATGTATCAGTGTGATGACGCAAACGGCTTCTGAGCAAAAACTTCGTCTCAAACATCTGGAAGATATTGGCCAAAGCTACGCACAAACCCTGAAGTGCTGGCGCCAGCGTTTTTTGGAGCAGCGTGATCAAGTGCTGCAACTCGGCTTTGATGAGCGCTTTATCCGCATGTGGGATTTTTATCTGTGTTATTGCGAAGGTGGTTTTAGGGAAGGTGTGATCAGTGATGTGCATTTGCTGTTTGAAGCCAGTGCTTACTAA